CTTGGCGTTCATTATCCTATCCTTGTGCTTGGTCTTTCTTGGCTCTATATAGCCTCCAGCGAGGTTTACAATGTTTATTCAAACGGAAGCAACACCAAATCCCAACACCATGAAATTCCTGCCTGGGCAGGACGTTCTGGGCGACAAAACGGCGTTTTTCACCAATCGTGAAAATGCAGCGACATCGCCATTAGCTTCGGCGCTGTTTGTATTGGCCGATATTCGCGCAGTTTTTTATGGCTCGGATTTCGTGACCGTGACTAAAACGGAAGCGTCGTCGTGGGATGTGTTGAAGCCACAGATTTTGACCACGATGGTGGAGCATTACCAATCCGGCAACCCACTGATGGTGGAAGTGAAAGAAAA
This sequence is a window from Alphaproteobacteria bacterium. Protein-coding genes within it:
- a CDS encoding NifU family protein, which codes for MFIQTEATPNPNTMKFLPGQDVLGDKTAFFTNRENAATSPLASALFVLADIRAVFYGSDFVTVTKTEASSWDVLKPQILTTMVEHYQSGNPLMVEVKEKAKSDITYSADEQEIVEQIKELIETRVRPAVAQDGGDIVFHSFKEGIVHLEMHGACSGCPSSTATLKNGIENMLKHYIPEVIAVEPVA